One genomic segment of Cellulophaga sp. HaHaR_3_176 includes these proteins:
- a CDS encoding DUF4292 domain-containing protein, protein MKVIKNIIYGVLMLSIVSCKSTKVVTGGTINNDLTSKAIIKAHYANALDFNTISGKMKIDYQDENASQGFSVSLRMEKDKAIWISATLGLVKAYITPERVTFYNKLDNTYFDGDFTYLSNILGTELNFEKVQSVLLGQAILDLKKDKYDAAITNDTYELKPKKTLNLFKILFQIEPKNFRIGMQQIAQPEKGRLLQIDYKNYQEIEKKVLPNEIGIVATMDGNQSLITIEYKNIEFDKNLKFPYSIPNGFKEIILK, encoded by the coding sequence ATGAAAGTGATTAAAAATATAATTTACGGTGTATTGATGCTCTCAATAGTATCTTGCAAATCTACCAAAGTAGTTACGGGTGGCACAATCAATAACGATTTGACTTCAAAAGCCATTATTAAGGCCCATTATGCAAATGCATTAGACTTTAATACTATTTCTGGTAAAATGAAAATTGATTATCAAGATGAGAATGCGTCTCAAGGCTTTAGTGTAAGCCTTAGAATGGAGAAGGATAAGGCTATATGGATAAGTGCCACACTTGGGTTAGTCAAAGCTTATATCACACCTGAAAGAGTAACATTTTATAATAAATTAGATAATACTTATTTTGATGGTGATTTCACGTATTTAAGCAATATATTAGGAACAGAGCTCAATTTTGAGAAAGTACAAAGTGTTTTACTTGGCCAAGCTATATTAGATTTAAAAAAAGATAAATACGACGCGGCCATCACAAATGACACCTATGAACTAAAACCAAAGAAGACTCTCAATTTATTTAAAATTCTTTTTCAAATTGAGCCTAAAAATTTTAGAATAGGAATGCAACAAATAGCGCAACCTGAAAAAGGTAGATTATTACAAATCGATTATAAAAACTATCAAGAGATTGAGAAAAAGGTTTTACCAAATGAAATTGGCATAGTTGCTACTATGGATGGCAACCAAAGCTTGATTACAATTGAATATAAAAATATTGAGTTTGATAAAAATTTAAAATTTCCATACAGTATACCAAATGGTTTTAAAGAAATTATCTTAAAGTAA
- the trpS gene encoding tryptophan--tRNA ligase, with protein MARILTGIQSTGTPHLGNILGAVMPAIEMANDPKNESFLFIADMHSLTQIKNGEELRYNTYAVAATWLAFGLDISKTVFYKQSAIPQTAELSWYLSCFFPYQRLTLAHSFKDKADRLDDVNAGLFSYPMLMAADILLYDANIVPVGKDQLQHIEMTRDVASRFHAQMGETFVLPEGKIQEQTMYVPGTDGAKMSKSKGNLINLFQTDKKLRKQIMGIQTDSTPMEEPKNPDTDNVFALYKILANDEQVEEMRANYINGNYGYGHAKQALYEVIIARFGEAREKFDYYMNHTDEIDKALEIGAVKARKIANEVLSRVREKVGY; from the coding sequence ATGGCACGAATTTTAACGGGAATACAAAGTACAGGAACACCACATTTAGGAAATATTTTAGGGGCAGTTATGCCAGCAATTGAAATGGCAAATGATCCTAAAAACGAATCTTTTCTATTTATAGCAGACATGCATTCACTTACTCAAATTAAAAATGGTGAAGAATTAAGGTATAATACGTATGCCGTTGCAGCAACCTGGCTTGCTTTTGGTTTAGATATTTCTAAAACTGTATTTTACAAACAAAGTGCTATTCCGCAAACAGCAGAACTTTCGTGGTATTTGAGTTGTTTTTTTCCATACCAACGTTTAACGCTGGCACATTCTTTTAAAGATAAAGCAGATCGTTTAGATGATGTAAATGCAGGTTTGTTTTCATACCCTATGCTAATGGCAGCAGATATTTTATTATACGATGCAAATATAGTACCTGTTGGTAAAGATCAATTGCAGCATATTGAAATGACACGTGATGTTGCTTCTCGTTTTCATGCACAAATGGGAGAAACTTTTGTTTTGCCAGAAGGTAAAATTCAAGAACAAACTATGTATGTTCCAGGAACAGATGGTGCTAAAATGAGTAAGAGTAAAGGGAACTTAATTAACCTTTTTCAGACAGATAAAAAGTTGCGTAAGCAAATTATGGGCATCCAAACGGATAGTACACCGATGGAAGAACCAAAAAACCCTGATACAGATAATGTATTTGCGTTATATAAAATACTTGCTAACGATGAGCAGGTAGAAGAAATGCGAGCAAATTATATAAACGGAAATTACGGATATGGCCATGCAAAACAAGCCTTATATGAAGTAATTATAGCTAGATTTGGTGAAGCTCGTGAAAAGTTTGATTACTACATGAATCATACCGATGAAATTGATAAGGCGTTAGAAATTGGTGCAGTAAAAGCACGTAAAATTGCTAATGAGGTTTTATCAAGAGTTAGGGAAAAAGTAGGGTATTAG
- a CDS encoding SPOR domain-containing protein produces the protein MMRLEHYIEELLYRYNCVIVPEFGAFLTQNKSAYIKDDTHTFYPPSKVLSFNKLLVSNDGLLVSYIADAEKTTYDDVLQRLAVLTKKWEKQLQNSERLVLDNIGEFWIGKEGKLLFEPSKRVNYLTTSFGLSSCVSSEITREILKDQIVELEEEIPFIITPEQREKKSFRPFLKYAAVAFLTLSLGLTGFRYYTENNSNQVLAHQDAQKEVSRHIEEATFFDAAPLELPALNIKATIINNSSETTYHVVAGAFKVKDNADKKINQLKSEGFNANYIGINKFGFHVVSFDSFTEVNEALNYLRTIKRTKSSDAWMFQE, from the coding sequence ATGATGAGATTAGAACACTACATTGAAGAGTTATTATACAGATACAACTGTGTAATTGTACCAGAATTTGGAGCATTTTTAACACAAAATAAATCTGCATACATAAAAGACGATACCCATACATTTTACCCGCCATCTAAAGTTTTGTCATTTAATAAACTGTTGGTTTCTAATGATGGCTTGTTAGTTTCTTATATTGCAGACGCTGAAAAAACAACGTATGACGATGTTTTACAACGATTAGCTGTTTTGACAAAAAAATGGGAAAAGCAACTTCAAAATAGTGAACGTTTAGTTTTAGATAATATCGGAGAATTTTGGATTGGGAAAGAAGGTAAATTACTTTTTGAACCATCTAAACGTGTAAATTATTTAACGACATCGTTTGGCTTATCATCATGTGTTTCTTCTGAAATTACACGTGAAATTTTAAAGGATCAAATAGTAGAGTTGGAAGAAGAAATTCCATTTATTATAACACCTGAACAAAGAGAAAAAAAGTCTTTCAGACCATTTTTAAAATATGCAGCTGTAGCTTTTTTAACATTATCATTAGGTCTTACAGGTTTTCGTTATTACACTGAAAATAACTCAAACCAAGTATTAGCACACCAAGATGCTCAAAAAGAGGTTTCAAGACATATTGAAGAGGCAACTTTTTTTGATGCTGCACCTTTAGAGTTGCCAGCATTAAATATAAAAGCAACCATTATAAATAACAGTTCAGAAACTACATATCATGTTGTAGCAGGTGCTTTTAAAGTAAAAGATAATGCTGATAAAAAAATCAATCAATTAAAATCAGAAGGGTTTAATGCTAATTACATTGGTATTAATAAATTCGGTTTTCACGTGGTTAGTTTTGATAGCTTTACAGAAGTAAATGAAGCCTTAAATTATTTAAGAACTATTAAGCGCACAAAATCTAGTGATGCTTGGATGTTTCAAGAATAA
- the dut gene encoding dUTP diphosphatase produces the protein MTINIINKSSHDLPHYETGASAGMDLRANISEAITLQPLERSIIKTGLFIELPVGFEAQVRPRSGLAAKKGVTVLNAPGTIDADYRGEIGVILVNLSNEPFVIENGERIAQLVIAKHERAEWVVVSELSETKRGEGGFGSTGVK, from the coding sequence ATGACGATTAACATTATCAACAAATCATCACATGATTTACCGCATTACGAAACTGGTGCATCAGCAGGAATGGATCTTCGTGCAAATATTTCTGAAGCAATTACATTACAGCCTTTAGAGCGTTCTATTATCAAAACTGGTTTATTTATTGAACTACCCGTAGGTTTTGAAGCGCAAGTAAGACCACGTAGTGGCTTAGCTGCAAAAAAAGGAGTTACAGTATTGAATGCTCCCGGAACAATAGATGCAGACTACAGAGGCGAAATTGGTGTTATTTTAGTTAATTTATCGAATGAGCCTTTTGTGATTGAAAATGGAGAACGAATAGCACAATTGGTTATTGCAAAACACGAACGTGCTGAATGGGTTGTTGTTAGCGAATTATCAGAAACTAAAAGAGGCGAAGGTGGCTTTGGGAGTACCGGTGTTAAATAA
- a CDS encoding 1-acyl-sn-glycerol-3-phosphate acyltransferase has translation MIKFLQKIGSILYQIWFYILVAIPIFILLPVLIILSLSEKWYPQFFWVTRNLWANFILFGMGCIPKIEREEKIVKGKSYMLIANHTSMLDIMLMLKLSKNPFVFVGKKELSKIPVFGFFFKRVAIMVDRSDAKSRTAVYRSAQKRLNNGLSICIFPEGGVPEENIVLDQFKDGAFKMAIAHEIPIVPMTFYDNKKRLPFTITKGKPGRTRAKIHHFFKTSDLDEAHKASLRDEIRSVILKELSI, from the coding sequence ATGATTAAATTTCTTCAAAAAATAGGAAGCATACTTTATCAGATTTGGTTCTACATTTTGGTAGCAATTCCAATCTTTATTTTACTACCTGTACTTATAATTCTTTCTCTCTCAGAAAAATGGTACCCACAGTTTTTTTGGGTTACCAGAAACTTATGGGCAAATTTTATCTTATTCGGAATGGGTTGCATTCCTAAAATAGAAAGAGAAGAAAAAATTGTAAAAGGAAAAAGTTATATGCTGATCGCTAACCACACAAGCATGTTAGATATTATGTTGATGTTGAAACTTAGCAAAAACCCTTTTGTTTTTGTGGGTAAAAAAGAATTATCGAAAATACCTGTGTTTGGGTTTTTCTTTAAAAGAGTTGCCATCATGGTTGATCGTAGTGATGCTAAAAGTAGAACCGCAGTTTACCGTAGCGCTCAAAAAAGGTTAAATAACGGACTTAGTATATGTATATTTCCTGAAGGTGGTGTACCTGAAGAAAACATTGTTTTAGATCAATTTAAAGATGGTGCTTTTAAAATGGCCATTGCTCATGAAATCCCTATTGTACCCATGACGTTTTATGACAATAAAAAACGTTTACCGTTTACGATTACCAAAGGTAAACCAGGAAGAACAAGGGCTAAAATTCATCATTTTTTTAAGACCTCAGATTTAGATGAGGCTCACAAAGCATCTTTAAGAGACGAAATTAGATCTGTTATTCTTAAAGAGTTAAGTATTTAA
- a CDS encoding RNA polymerase sigma factor: protein MSLEELINNCKKGNRKAQEQLYRDYSRVLFGVCLKYSKNKTEAEDNLHDSFLIIYKKIDQFKYSGSFEGWLKRITVNTVLQKYRKDSSLSLVSEEIEEEVEVETSYLDISLPKLLNYIQNLPNKYRITFNMYVLDGYSHNEISEMLGTSVGTSKSNLARARKILKEKIEADIKINTSQVLK from the coding sequence TTGAGTCTAGAAGAACTCATTAATAATTGCAAAAAAGGCAATAGGAAAGCTCAAGAGCAGCTGTACCGAGATTATTCTCGAGTACTGTTTGGTGTGTGTCTCAAATATTCAAAAAACAAAACAGAGGCAGAAGATAATTTGCATGATAGTTTTTTGATTATTTATAAAAAAATAGATCAATTTAAATATAGCGGATCTTTTGAAGGATGGTTAAAAAGAATAACCGTTAATACTGTATTACAGAAATACAGAAAAGATTCTAGTCTAAGTTTAGTTTCAGAAGAAATAGAAGAAGAAGTAGAGGTGGAAACAAGCTATTTAGATATTAGCTTACCTAAATTATTAAATTACATTCAAAATTTACCGAATAAATACCGAATAACATTTAACATGTATGTGTTAGATGGCTATTCGCATAATGAAATTAGCGAGATGTTAGGTACATCAGTTGGAACATCAAAATCTAATTTGGCAAGAGCTCGAAAGATTTTAAAAGAGAAAATAGAAGCAGACATTAAAATTAATACGTCACAAGTATTAAAATAA
- a CDS encoding sugar phosphate nucleotidyltransferase → MKIIVPMAGRGSRLRPHSLTVPKPLIPVAGKPIVHRLVADIAGVLNEKIDEIAFILGDPAFFGDDVVESLKELATELGAKPSIYRQLDPKGTGHAIMCAEPSLSGPAVIAYADTLIRADFDLDKDADSVIWTKRVDNPSAYGVVNLNDKNEIVELVEKPETFVSDQAVIGIYYFKDVAVLKNELQYVLDNNIINGGEYQINDGIKRMMADGKVFKTGTVSEWMDCGNKAVTIETNQRMLGFLHADGVELISKSVTLENANIIEPCFIGDNVILKNTTVGPFVSVGENTVIENSTVKNSLIQTNTKITNANLDNAMVGNHVKYNGNFESISIGDYSILE, encoded by the coding sequence ATGAAAATTATTGTTCCAATGGCAGGTCGTGGGTCACGACTAAGGCCACATAGTTTAACGGTTCCAAAACCATTAATTCCTGTTGCTGGCAAACCTATTGTACACAGGTTAGTTGCTGATATAGCAGGAGTGTTAAACGAGAAAATAGATGAAATTGCTTTTATCTTAGGCGATCCTGCTTTTTTTGGCGACGATGTTGTCGAAAGTTTAAAAGAGCTAGCTACAGAACTTGGCGCAAAACCAAGTATTTATAGACAATTAGATCCTAAAGGTACTGGTCATGCAATTATGTGTGCTGAACCCTCTTTATCTGGTCCTGCAGTTATTGCTTATGCAGATACATTAATTAGAGCAGATTTTGATTTAGATAAAGATGCGGATAGTGTTATTTGGACAAAAAGAGTTGATAACCCTTCTGCATATGGCGTTGTGAATTTAAATGATAAAAACGAAATTGTTGAACTAGTAGAAAAGCCTGAAACTTTTGTTAGTGACCAAGCTGTTATAGGTATTTATTATTTTAAAGATGTTGCTGTTCTTAAAAACGAATTGCAATATGTTTTAGATAACAATATCATCAATGGTGGAGAATACCAAATAAATGATGGTATTAAAAGAATGATGGCTGATGGTAAAGTTTTTAAAACTGGTACTGTTAGTGAGTGGATGGATTGTGGCAATAAAGCTGTAACTATTGAAACTAACCAACGTATGTTAGGTTTTTTACATGCTGATGGAGTAGAGTTAATTTCTAAATCTGTTACTTTAGAAAATGCAAATATTATTGAACCATGCTTTATTGGAGATAATGTTATACTAAAAAACACAACAGTAGGACCATTCGTTTCAGTAGGTGAAAATACGGTTATTGAAAACTCAACTGTTAAGAATAGTTTAATACAGACGAATACTAAAATAACTAATGCTAATTTAGACAACGCAATGGTTGGTAACCATGTGAAATATAATGGTAATTTTGAAAGCATTAGTATTGGCGATTATTCTATATTAGAATAA
- a CDS encoding acyl-CoA thioesterase yields the protein MNSKTPSESRTIMTDMVLPSETNPLNNLFGGELLARMDRAASIAARRHSRRITVTASVNHVAFNQSVPVGSVVTVEASVSRAFRTSMEVYIDVWMEDRFTGARSKANDAIYTFVAVDDTGKPTEVPPIEPETTMEKERFEGALRRKQLSLVLAGKMKPHEATELRALFMNDPK from the coding sequence ATGAACTCTAAGACTCCTAGTGAATCTAGAACAATTATGACCGATATGGTCTTGCCAAGTGAAACAAATCCATTAAATAATTTATTTGGAGGAGAATTATTGGCGCGTATGGATAGAGCAGCAAGTATTGCGGCACGAAGACATAGTAGACGTATAACGGTTACCGCATCTGTTAATCATGTAGCTTTCAACCAATCTGTTCCTGTGGGTAGTGTTGTAACTGTTGAAGCATCTGTTTCAAGAGCATTTAGAACCTCTATGGAGGTTTATATAGATGTTTGGATGGAAGATAGGTTTACAGGCGCTAGAAGTAAAGCAAACGATGCTATATATACATTTGTTGCCGTTGATGATACCGGTAAACCAACTGAAGTGCCGCCAATTGAACCAGAGACTACAATGGAAAAAGAACGTTTTGAAGGTGCATTACGAAGAAAGCAATTGAGTTTGGTTTTAGCAGGTAAAATGAAACCACATGAGGCAACAGAGCTAAGAGCTTTGTTTATGAATGATCCTAAATAA
- a CDS encoding lipopolysaccharide assembly protein LapB, with product MKTNTLHNIFFWGFIIISSSAFTQEEKINIEESAEVFLEEYTDSFQENFFDALKQKGIENYDKAANLFLNCKQIDADNAVVDFELAKVYQLTKQFELAQQYAISAVNSDPSNFWYTRTLLEVLNLKHSGVNDITNQLPNSNLEFKQNLALIYYQMEYYDSANQIINTLKKSSFTEELNSKINIGLAQKEVKKETFTFKNTYTKVDNSNSEAASIEYYKVRISGLIRTNNYLILDTVSQEALDSYPAQPYFYYAKGLSLNKKKRFKEAISTLEESLDYMLDDIKLANNIYRELADAYNAIKNTAKANQYLRKVRPGF from the coding sequence ATGAAAACAAACACACTTCATAACATATTTTTTTGGGGGTTTATTATAATCTCTAGCTCTGCTTTTACCCAAGAAGAAAAAATAAATATTGAAGAAAGTGCTGAAGTTTTTTTAGAAGAATATACCGATAGTTTTCAAGAAAATTTTTTTGATGCCTTAAAACAAAAAGGGATTGAAAACTATGATAAAGCCGCAAATCTATTTTTAAACTGCAAACAAATAGATGCTGATAATGCAGTTGTTGATTTTGAATTAGCAAAAGTATATCAGCTAACAAAACAATTTGAATTGGCACAACAATATGCAATTAGTGCAGTAAACTCAGACCCTAGTAATTTTTGGTACACACGCACATTGTTAGAGGTTTTAAATTTAAAACATAGTGGAGTTAATGATATTACTAATCAACTACCTAATTCTAACTTAGAGTTTAAACAAAACTTAGCGTTGATATATTATCAAATGGAATACTACGATTCTGCAAATCAAATAATCAACACTTTAAAAAAATCATCTTTCACAGAAGAATTAAATTCTAAAATAAATATAGGATTAGCTCAAAAAGAGGTAAAAAAAGAAACATTTACTTTTAAGAATACATACACCAAAGTAGATAATTCAAACAGCGAAGCTGCCTCAATAGAATATTATAAAGTAAGAATATCTGGCTTAATAAGAACCAATAATTATTTAATATTAGATACTGTTTCTCAAGAAGCATTAGATAGTTACCCTGCCCAACCTTACTTTTACTATGCAAAAGGATTATCGCTAAATAAAAAGAAACGTTTTAAAGAAGCGATAAGCACTTTAGAAGAATCGTTAGATTACATGCTAGATGATATAAAACTAGCTAATAATATTTATCGAGAGTTAGCTGATGCGTATAATGCTATTAAAAATACCGCTAAGGCAAACCAGTATTTACGTAAAGTTAGACCTGGATTTTAA
- a CDS encoding murein hydrolase activator EnvC: MQASSLFRIYILFISFLLISTFSYAQTTEQKNLEAKRAKLQQEIQQINKLLYAEKKEKGNVLDQMDALDQKIKVRQQLIRVTNEQSNLLNRQLNANIRNISKLRDELKTLKDDYAVMIQKSYQNKSKQSRLMFLLSSESFYQGFKRLQYMKQYTKFRKEQGEEISSKTTELQSLNIELTEQRKTKDLLIAENTSAKKKLIEEKSSQSELLNTIRKNESKYAATIKKKEREARKIDQQIEKLIRSAIVSSNKKAGKTSNSSKFFLTPEAKIVAKNFASNKGKLIWPVEKGFKSKGFGIYNDAVYPGIKHQNNGVILATDSGTKARAIFEGEVIAVISVPGGNKGVQIKHGNFISTYYNLSDVYVKKGDQVKTKEELGVIYTNAINNQTLLKFYLYQDTSRLNPEEWIYQL; encoded by the coding sequence ATGCAAGCATCTTCATTATTTCGTATATACATTCTATTTATTTCTTTTTTGCTCATTTCTACATTTAGCTATGCACAAACTACTGAGCAAAAAAATTTAGAAGCTAAGCGTGCTAAGCTTCAGCAAGAAATTCAGCAAATAAATAAATTATTATATGCTGAGAAAAAAGAAAAAGGAAATGTCTTAGATCAAATGGATGCTTTAGACCAAAAGATAAAAGTACGCCAGCAGTTAATTAGGGTAACTAATGAACAATCGAATTTACTAAATCGTCAACTAAATGCTAATATTAGAAACATTAGTAAGCTTAGAGATGAATTAAAAACGCTCAAGGATGATTATGCTGTAATGATTCAGAAGTCATATCAGAACAAATCAAAACAAAGTAGACTAATGTTCTTACTTTCTTCGGAAAGCTTCTATCAAGGCTTTAAAAGGCTTCAATATATGAAGCAGTATACTAAATTTAGAAAAGAGCAAGGAGAAGAAATTTCTTCTAAAACTACTGAACTACAATCATTAAATATTGAATTAACGGAGCAGCGTAAAACTAAAGATCTATTAATAGCCGAAAACACAAGCGCTAAAAAGAAACTTATTGAAGAAAAAAGCTCTCAAAGCGAACTGCTAAATACGATTCGTAAAAACGAAAGTAAATATGCAGCTACTATCAAGAAAAAAGAAAGAGAAGCTCGCAAAATAGATCAACAAATAGAAAAATTAATACGTAGCGCCATTGTTAGTTCAAACAAAAAAGCTGGTAAAACTTCAAATAGTAGTAAATTCTTTTTAACACCAGAAGCTAAAATAGTTGCGAAAAATTTCGCATCTAATAAAGGCAAGTTAATTTGGCCAGTAGAAAAAGGTTTTAAAAGTAAAGGTTTTGGTATTTATAATGATGCTGTTTACCCTGGTATTAAGCACCAAAATAATGGCGTAATATTAGCAACAGATAGTGGAACTAAAGCTCGTGCTATTTTTGAAGGGGAGGTTATTGCAGTAATTAGTGTACCTGGTGGTAATAAAGGTGTGCAAATAAAACATGGTAATTTTATTAGTACGTACTACAATTTGTCGGATGTGTATGTAAAAAAAGGTGACCAAGTAAAAACAAAAGAAGAATTAGGTGTTATTTATACAAATGCAATAAATAACCAAACCTTATTAAAATTCTATTTATACCAAGACACCTCTCGTTTAAATCCTGAAGAGTGGATTTATCAGTTATAA
- the dprA gene encoding DNA-processing protein DprA, with protein sequence MTEVELIAALRLQRIPNVGDVTAKKLISHCGSPTAIFTDKMHNLLKIDGIGSFTLKNLFNEEYLKAAEKEYDYIQKENIKVFYFMDADYPAYLKQCIDSPILLFKRGNINLENRKIIGVVGTRNITSYGTSFCEKLIEDLAPLNPIIVSGFAYGVDICVQKAAVKHGLQTIGCLAHGLNQIYPKAHFKYMSSIEENGGFLTEFWSSSNPERENFLKRNRVIAGMSEATIVIESAEKGGSLVTADIAHSYNRDVFAVPGRSEDKYSIGCNNLIKQQKAHMITSAADLIYILGWEINNKNSKPVQQQLFVQLETTEEMIYSYLQKEGKQVLDTIALDCKLPIFKTSSTLLNMEMKGVIRPLPGKLFEAL encoded by the coding sequence ATGACTGAAGTTGAACTTATTGCAGCACTACGATTACAACGCATACCAAATGTTGGAGATGTAACTGCAAAAAAGTTAATTTCACATTGCGGCAGTCCAACTGCAATTTTCACCGACAAAATGCACAATTTGTTAAAGATTGATGGTATTGGTTCTTTTACATTAAAAAACCTTTTTAATGAAGAATATCTAAAAGCAGCCGAAAAAGAGTACGATTATATTCAAAAAGAAAACATAAAAGTGTTTTATTTTATGGATGCAGATTACCCTGCTTATTTAAAACAATGTATTGATAGTCCTATTTTATTATTTAAAAGAGGAAATATTAATTTAGAAAATAGGAAAATCATTGGAGTTGTCGGAACACGAAACATAACGAGTTACGGTACATCTTTTTGTGAAAAACTAATTGAAGACTTAGCTCCACTCAATCCAATAATCGTTAGTGGTTTTGCTTATGGTGTTGATATTTGTGTGCAAAAAGCAGCAGTTAAACATGGTCTACAAACAATAGGTTGTTTGGCTCATGGTTTAAATCAAATTTATCCAAAAGCACATTTTAAATACATGTCATCAATAGAAGAAAATGGTGGATTTCTTACAGAGTTTTGGTCTAGCAGCAACCCTGAAAGAGAAAATTTTTTGAAAAGGAATAGAGTTATTGCAGGTATGAGTGAAGCAACAATTGTTATAGAGTCTGCCGAAAAAGGAGGAAGCTTAGTTACTGCTGATATAGCACACAGTTATAATAGAGATGTGTTTGCGGTACCTGGGCGCTCTGAAGATAAATATAGTATTGGCTGCAATAACCTTATAAAACAACAGAAAGCTCACATGATAACCTCAGCAGCTGATTTAATTTATATTTTAGGCTGGGAAATAAATAATAAAAATTCAAAACCAGTACAGCAACAACTTTTTGTACAATTAGAAACTACTGAAGAAATGATCTATTCTTACTTACAAAAAGAAGGTAAACAAGTTTTAGATACTATTGCACTAGATTGTAAACTTCCCATTTTCAAAACATCCTCTACATTATTGAATATGGAAATGAAAGGCGTAATTCGACCTCTGCCTGGAAAGCTATTTGAGGCACTTTAA